Genomic segment of Erythrobacter sp. BLCC-B19:
TTGCCGGGCTGATCGCCAGCGGCACGGTGAAGGTCGGCGATGCGGTGCGGATCGTGCCTTCGGGCAAGACCAGCACGGTCAAGACCATCACCGTTATGCCAAGTGGCCGTTTCGCAAGCGAAACCGGTGGCTCCGGCAATCTCGACGAGGCTGTCGCGGGCCAGTCGGTCACCATCAGCCTCGCCGACGAGGTCGATTGCAGCCGCGGCGACGTGATTGCCGCTGCGGGCGATCCGCCGCAGGCCTCCGACCAGTTCCGCGCCACCCTGGTGTGGATGGACGAGGAGGCGCTCAAGCCCGGGCGCGGCTACTGGCTCAAGCTCGGCACGCAGATGGTCACCGCCACCGTCCAGCCGCCCGAATACGAGATCGACGTCAACAGCCGCGAACACCTTGCCGCCAAGACTCTCGGGCTCAATTCCATCGGGGTGGTCGAATTCGCCACCGACCGGCCGATCACCTTCGAGCCCTATGCCGATAATCGCCAGCTCGGCGGGTTCATCCTGATCGACAAGTTCACCAACGCCACGGTCGCGGCGGGGATGATCGCCTTCAGTCTGCGCCGGGCGGAGAACATCCACTGGCAGCCGGTGACGATCACCCGCGCGGATCATGCCGCGATGAAGAACCAGACCCCGCGGGTGCTGTGGTTCACCGGGCTTTCGGGCAGCGGCAAGTCGACCATCGCCAACGAGGTCGAAAAGCAGCTCCACCTGATGAACCGCCACACCTTCCTGCTCGACGGGGACAATGTGCGCCACGGCCTTAACCGCGATCTCGGCTTCACCGAGGCTGACCGGATCGAGAACATCCGCCGCGTCGGCGAAGTCGCGAAGCTGATGGCGGATGCGGGGCTGATCGTGCTCACCGCCTTCATCTCGCCGTTCCGGGCCGAGCGCCGGATGGTGCGCGAGATGCTTCCGCAAGGCGAGTTCATCGAGATCTTCGTCGACACGCCGCTCGACGTCGCCGAGGCGCGCGACGTCAAGGGACTGTACAAGAAGGCGCGCAGCGGCCAGCTCAGCAACTTCACCGGGATCGACAGCCCCTACGAGGCGCCCGAGAACCCGGAGATCCGCGTCAACACCGTGGACATGAGCCCGCAGGAAGCCGCACGCTACATCATCGAGCGGATCCTGCCGCTCAAGTAACCATTCAAGGGGGGCCTTGCGATGTTTGTTTTCCGTGGCCGCGAGGCCCATAGCCGGTCGCTGGCCAAGGCGTTGAGCTGGCGGATTCTCGGCAGCATCGACACCTTCCTGCTGAGCTGGCTGTTCACCCGCTCGGCCAAGGCGGCAGGCGCGATCGCGATTACCGAGGTGCTGACCAAGATGGTGCTCTACTATTTCCACGAACGCGCGTGGAGCTCGGTGCGCTGGGGCGTGCGCAGCGATCAACCCGAAGCGCCCGGCGAACTCCGGGAAGAGCCCGCGCTATGACCGATGCCGAACTGGCCGCCCACCTCGCCGAAGCGGCGGGACGCCTGCTCCTCGCGGTGCGGGACAGCGCGATGTTCACCGGCAAGGCGCTTGGCCATGCCGGGGACGCCACCGCCAACCAGTTCCTGTGCCACGCCCTGCGCCATCAGCGCCCCGATGACGGGCTATTGTCGGAAGAGGAAAAGGACAATCCCGTCCGCCTCGCCAAGAGCCGGGTGTGGATCGTCGATCCGGTGGACGGCACGCGCGAATATGGCGAGGAGCGCGCCGACTGGGCAGTCCATATCGCGCTCGCGGTTGACGGCGTCGCCAGCGTCGGCGCGGTCGCCCTGCCCGGTCTCGACGGCGGCATCGTGCTGCGTTCCGACCAGCCGCAACCGCTCCCGGCGATGGCCGCGCGCCCGCGCTTTCTCGTCAGCCGCACCCGTCCCGCGCCCGAGGCCGAGGCGGTTGCGGCGGCGCTCGGCGGAGAGCTGGTGCCGATGGGCAGCGCCGGGGCCAAGGCGATGGCCGTGGTGCGCGGCGAGGCCGAAGTCTATCTCCACTCCGGTGGTCAATATGAATGGGACAGCTGCGCGCCCGCCGCAGTCGCCGCTGCACATGGCCTGCACTGTTCGCGCATCGACGGCAGCGCGCTGATCTACAATTGCTCCGACACCTATATGCCAGACCTCCTGATCTGCCGCCCGGAATGGGTCGAAAAGGTGCTGGCGGAAGTCGCCCGGTTCGCACCGGTGGAATAGGCGCTAGCGCTTTTTCTGCGAGTGTGCTTACCGCTCCCCATTCTCGCGAAGGACGGATTTCATGAAGATTGCGATGGTAGGTTCGGGCTATGTCGGCCTCGTGTCGGGCGCGTGTTTTGCCGATTTCGGGCATGATGTGGTGTGCATCGACAAGGATCAGGGCAAGATCGACCGCCTGCACGCCGGGATCATGCCGATCTACGAACCCGGTCTCGACGCGCTGGTGGAAAGCAACGTCAAGGCCGGGCGGCTCGCCTTCACCACTTCGCTGGCCGAGGGCATCAAGGGTGCCGACGCGATCTTCATCGCGGTCGGCACGCCGAGCCGCCGGGGCGATGGGCACGCCGACCTCACCTTCGTCTACGAAGTCGCGCGCGAAGTGGGCGAGAGCCTGGCGGGTGATGCCGTCGTCGTCACCAAGTCGACCGTCCCCGTCGGCACCGGCGACGAGGTGGAACGAATCATCAAGGAGACCGGCACGGCGCATAAGGTCTCGGTCGTCTCCAACCCCGAATTCCTGCGCGAAGGCGCGGCGATCGGCGATTTCAAGCGCCCCGACCGCATCGTCATCGGCGCCGAGGACGATTTCGGCCGCGAGGTGATGCGTGAGGTCTATCGCCCGCTGTTCCTCAACGAATCCCCGATCCTCTTCACCAGCCGCCGCACCAGCGAGCTGATCAAGTATGCGGCCAACGCCTTCCTCGCGACCAAGATCACCTTCATCAACGAAATGGCCGATCTGTGCGAGAAGGTCGGCGCCAACGTGCAGGACGTCAGCCGCGGGATCGGGATGGATGGCCGGATCGGCTCGAAGTTCCTGCACGCCGGGCCGGGCTATGGCGGCTCGTGCTTCCCCAAGGACACGCTCGCGCTGCTCAAGACCGCCGAGGATTACGACAGCCCGACCCGGATCGTGGAAGCCGTGGTCAAGGTCAACGACACCCGCAAGCGCGCGATGGGCCGCAAGGTGGTCGATGCGCTCGGCGGGATGGAGGCGGCGCGCGGCAAGAAGGCGGCGCTGCTCGGCCTCACCTTCAAGCCCAACACCGACGACATGCGTGACAGCCCGGCGATCGCGGTCGCGCAGACGCTGATGGACGCGGGCGTGGCGGTTGCGGCCTATGACCCCGAGGGCATGGAACAGGCCCGCCCGCTGCTGCCGCAGGTGACCATGTGCGAGAGCGCCTACGAAGCGATCACCGGCGCGGACGTCGTCGTGATCGTGACCGAATGGGACGCCTTCCGCGCGCTCGACCTCCGCCGCGTCAAGGAACTCGCCAAGGCGCCGGTCATGGTCGACCTCAGGAACGTCTACAAGCCCGAAGACATGCGCGCCGCCGGGTTCGAATACACGAGCGTCGGGCGGGCCTGACCCGGCCAAGCGCCCGCCGCGATTGACAGCGTGTGCCTCTTGTCAGAAGGGGTGCAGCAGACAATTGTGCACTGCAGCGAATGGGGACGCCCGTACATGGGGAATGACCGGATCAGAGTGCTCGCGGCCGCATCGGGCGGAGGGCACTGGGAGCAGCTGATGCTGCTGCGCCCGACGCTGACGCAATATGACATCCGTTTCGCCACCACCGAGCCCGCCGTCGCTGCACAGCATGGCATCACCGCAGTCGAAAGCCTGCCGGACTGCAACCAGAACAAGCCGATCGAGTCCGCTCTGTGCGCGGTGAAGGCGCTGTGGATCGTGCTCAAGCACCGGCCCCGCGTGATCCTCTCCACCGGCGCTGCCCCCGGCTTCTTCTGCATCCTTGCCGGAAGGCTGATCGGCGCGCGCACGCTGTGGATCGATTCCGTCGCCAATGGCGAGGAACTGTCGATGTGCGGCAAGCTGTCCAAGCGTTTCGCGCATGAATGCTGGACGCAGTGGGAACACCTCGCCGGGCCGGATCGCCCGCGCTATCACGGAGCGGTGCTGTGATCATCGTCACGGTCGGGATGCAATTGGGCTTTGACCGGCTTATCGAAGCGATGGACGCACTCGCCCCGCGGCTCGGGATGCCGGTGATCGCGCAGACCGGCAAGGGCAGCTATGCCCCGCGCAACATGGAAGCACGGGTGAAGATCGCGCCTTCCGAATTCGAAACGCTGGTGGGCGAGGCGCGGCTGATAGTCGCCCATGCCGGGATCGGGACGGTGCTGACCGCCGCACGCTGCCAGAAGCCGATCCTGCTGATGCCGCGCCGCGCCGATCTGGGCGAGCACCGCAATGATCACCAGATGGCGACAGTCGGCAAGCTCGCGGGCCGCCCCGGCATTGTGGTGGCCGCTGACGAAAGCGAGCTGGAAGCGCGCATCGCCGAAGGCCTGGCGCTGACCGATTGGACCGCCGTCCAATCCCCGACCGCGCGCCAGCTGCATCAGGCGCTGGCGGCCTTCATCGAGGCCTGACCGGCCTGACACCAGGCCACCCATGGTGAAAATCGCAGCAAGCCTAACGCGATTTTAAGGGCTTTGCGGCCATCTGACCGGCAGACGACCGGGACAGATTTCGCATGAACGCTCCTTTCGATGCCACCGCTGCGCTCGGGCGCAAGGCTCTGGCCCACCCTGCCCCCGACCATCAGGTCGCGGTGATCGGGCTGGGCTATATCGGCCTGCCGACGGCGGCCCTGCTCGCTTCCTATGGCTGGAGCGTGTGCGGGGTCGATGTCTCGCCCAAGGTGGTCGAGACGGTGAATGCGGGCGGCGTGCACATCGAGGAGCGCGATCTCGACAAGCTGGTGCATGACGCGATCACCGCGCAAACGCTGGTCGCCTCGACCGAGGTGCCCACCGCCAGCTTCTACATGATCGCCGTGCCGACCCCGCT
This window contains:
- the cysN gene encoding sulfate adenylyltransferase subunit CysN codes for the protein MNDHPSFQTDALIAEDIDAYLEAHQHKSLLRFITCGSVDDGKSTLIGRLLYDSKMIFEDQLAALENDSKRHGTQGEEIDFALLVDGLAAEREQGITIDVAYRFFTTEKRKFIVADTPGHEQYTRNMVTGASTADLAVILIDARKGVLQQTRRHSWLVHLLGIRHVVLAVNKMDLVGYDKATFDAIVADYRAFAESIGIADFTAIPISGFKGDNITALSPNTPWYAGPALIAHLESVELDNATEQARPFRMPVQWVNRPNLDFRGFAGLIASGTVKVGDAVRIVPSGKTSTVKTITVMPSGRFASETGGSGNLDEAVAGQSVTISLADEVDCSRGDVIAAAGDPPQASDQFRATLVWMDEEALKPGRGYWLKLGTQMVTATVQPPEYEIDVNSREHLAAKTLGLNSIGVVEFATDRPITFEPYADNRQLGGFILIDKFTNATVAAGMIAFSLRRAENIHWQPVTITRADHAAMKNQTPRVLWFTGLSGSGKSTIANEVEKQLHLMNRHTFLLDGDNVRHGLNRDLGFTEADRIENIRRVGEVAKLMADAGLIVLTAFISPFRAERRMVREMLPQGEFIEIFVDTPLDVAEARDVKGLYKKARSGQLSNFTGIDSPYEAPENPEIRVNTVDMSPQEAARYIIERILPLK
- a CDS encoding glycosyltransferase; the protein is MIIVTVGMQLGFDRLIEAMDALAPRLGMPVIAQTGKGSYAPRNMEARVKIAPSEFETLVGEARLIVAHAGIGTVLTAARCQKPILLMPRRADLGEHRNDHQMATVGKLAGRPGIVVAADESELEARIAEGLALTDWTAVQSPTARQLHQALAAFIEA
- a CDS encoding UDP-glucose dehydrogenase family protein, with the translated sequence MKIAMVGSGYVGLVSGACFADFGHDVVCIDKDQGKIDRLHAGIMPIYEPGLDALVESNVKAGRLAFTTSLAEGIKGADAIFIAVGTPSRRGDGHADLTFVYEVAREVGESLAGDAVVVTKSTVPVGTGDEVERIIKETGTAHKVSVVSNPEFLREGAAIGDFKRPDRIVIGAEDDFGREVMREVYRPLFLNESPILFTSRRTSELIKYAANAFLATKITFINEMADLCEKVGANVQDVSRGIGMDGRIGSKFLHAGPGYGGSCFPKDTLALLKTAEDYDSPTRIVEAVVKVNDTRKRAMGRKVVDALGGMEAARGKKAALLGLTFKPNTDDMRDSPAIAVAQTLMDAGVAVAAYDPEGMEQARPLLPQVTMCESAYEAITGADVVVIVTEWDAFRALDLRRVKELAKAPVMVDLRNVYKPEDMRAAGFEYTSVGRA
- a CDS encoding DUF2061 domain-containing protein, which encodes MFVFRGREAHSRSLAKALSWRILGSIDTFLLSWLFTRSAKAAGAIAITEVLTKMVLYYFHERAWSSVRWGVRSDQPEAPGELREEPAL
- a CDS encoding 3'(2'),5'-bisphosphate nucleotidase CysQ, with protein sequence MTDAELAAHLAEAAGRLLLAVRDSAMFTGKALGHAGDATANQFLCHALRHQRPDDGLLSEEEKDNPVRLAKSRVWIVDPVDGTREYGEERADWAVHIALAVDGVASVGAVALPGLDGGIVLRSDQPQPLPAMAARPRFLVSRTRPAPEAEAVAAALGGELVPMGSAGAKAMAVVRGEAEVYLHSGGQYEWDSCAPAAVAAAHGLHCSRIDGSALIYNCSDTYMPDLLICRPEWVEKVLAEVARFAPVE
- a CDS encoding glucuronosyltransferase; the encoded protein is MGNDRIRVLAAASGGGHWEQLMLLRPTLTQYDIRFATTEPAVAAQHGITAVESLPDCNQNKPIESALCAVKALWIVLKHRPRVILSTGAAPGFFCILAGRLIGARTLWIDSVANGEELSMCGKLSKRFAHECWTQWEHLAGPDRPRYHGAVL